The Schistocerca gregaria isolate iqSchGreg1 chromosome 1, iqSchGreg1.2, whole genome shotgun sequence genome includes a window with the following:
- the LOC126358276 gene encoding uncharacterized protein LOC126358276, with translation MEWAGGAEWAGGAEWAGGAEWAGGAEWAGQAEWAGQAEWGGEAEWGGEAEWGGEAEWGGEAEWGGEAEWGGEAEWGGEAEWGGEAEWGGEAEWGGEAEWGGEAEWGGEAEWGGEAEWGGEAEWGGEAEWGGEAEWGGEAEWDGEAEWDGEAEWDGEAEWDGEAEWDGEAEWDGEAEWDGEAEWDGEAEWDGEAEWDGEAEWDGEAEWDGEAEWDGEAEWDGEAEWDGEAEWDGEAEWDGEAEWDGEAEWDGEAEWDGEAEWDGEAEWDGEAEWDGEAEWDGEAEWDGEAEWDGEAEWDGEAEWDGEAEWDGEAEWDGEAEWDGEAEWDGEAEWDGEAEWDGEAEWDGEAEWDGEAEWDGEAEWDGEAEWDGEAEWDGEAEWDGEAEWDGEAEWDGEAEWDGEAEWDGEAEWDGEAEWDGEAEWDGEAEWDGEAEWDGEAEWDGEAEWDGEAEWDGEAEWDGEAEWDGEAEWDGEAEWDGEAEWDGEAEWDGEAEWDGEAEWDGEAEWDGEAEWDGEAEWDGEAEWDGEAEWDGEAEWDGEAEWDGEAEWDGEAEWDGEAEWDGEAEWDGEAEWDGEAEWDGEAEWDGEAEWDGEAEWDGEAEWDGEAEWDGEAEWDGEAEWDGEAEWDGEAEWDGEAEWDGEAEWDGGAEWDGEAEWDGGAHLEDESAAKDNQQNQYSRSDVNIPGIQHNLN, from the exons ATGG AGTGGGCCGGAGGGGCAGAGTGGGCCGGAGGGGCAGAGTGGGCCGGAGGGGCAGAGTGGGCCGGAGGGGCAGAGTGGGCCGGACAAGCAGAGTGGGCCGGACAAGCAGAATGGGGCGGAGAAGCAGAATGGGGCGGAGAAGCAGAATGGGGCGGAGAAGCAGAATGGGGCGGAGAAGCAGAATGGGGCGGAGAAGCAGAATGGGGCGGAGAAGCAGAATGGGGCGGAGAAGCAGAATGGGGCGGAGAAGCAGAATGGGGCGGAGAAGCAGAATGGGGCGGAGAAGCAGAATGGGGCGGAGAAGCAGAATGGGGCGGAGAAGCAGAATGGGGCGGAGAAGCAGAATGGGGCGGAGAAGCAGAATGGGGCGGAGAAGCAGAATGGGGCGGAGAAGCAGAATGGGgcggagaagcagaatgggacggagaagcagaatgggacggagaagcagaatgggacggagaagcagaatgggacggagaagcagaatgggacggagaagcagaatgggacggagaagcagaatgggacggagaagcagaatgggacggagaagcagaatgggacggagaagcagaatgggacggagaagcagaatgggacggagaagcagaatgggacggagaagcagaatgggacggagaagcagaatgggacggagaagcagaatgggacggagaagcagaatgggacggagaagcagaatgggacggagaagcagaatgggacggagaagcagaatgggacggagaagcagaatgggacggagaagcagaatgggacggagaagcagaatgggacggagaagcagaatgggacggagaagcagaatgggacggagaagcagaatgggacggagaagcagaatgggacggagaagcagaatgggacggagaagcagaatgggacggagaagcagaatgggacggagaagcagaatgggacggagaagcagaatgggacggagaagcagaatgggacggagaagcagaatgggacggagaagcagaatgggacggagaagcagaatgggacggagaagcagaatgggacggagaagcagaatgggacggagaagcagaatgggacggagaagcagaatgggacggagaagcagaatgggacggagaagcagaatgggacggagaagcagaatgggacggagaagcagaatgggacggagaagcagaatgggacggagaagcagaatgggacggagaagcagaatgggacggagaagcagaatgggacggagaagcagaatgggacggagaagcagaatgggacggagaagcagaatgggacggagaagcagaatgggacggagaagcagaatgggacggagaagcagaatgggacggagaagcagaatgggacggagaagcagaatgggacggagaagcagaatgggacggagaagcagaatgggacggagaagcagaatgggacggagaagcagaatgggacggagaagcagaatgggacggagaagcagaatgggacggagaagcagaatgggacggagaagcagaatgggacggagaagcagaatgggacggagaagcagaatgggacggagaagcagaatgggacggagaagcagaatgggacggagaagcagaatgggacggagaagcagaatgggacggagaagcagaatgggacggagaagcagaatgggacggagaagcagaatgggacggagaagcagaatgggacggagaagcagaatgggacggagaagcagaatgggacggagaagcagaatgggacggagaagcagaatgggacggagaagcagaatgggacggagaagcagaatgggacggagaagcagaatgggacggagaagcagaatgggacggagaagcagaatgggacggagaagcagaatgggacggagaagcagaatgggacggagaagcagaatgggacggaggagcagaatgggacggagaagcagaatgggacggagga gcCCACCTGGAAGATGAGTCGGCTGCCAaggacaaccaacagaaccagtACAGCCGCTCAGATGTCAACATACCTGGAATACAGCACAATTTAAACTAA